The Hevea brasiliensis isolate MT/VB/25A 57/8 chromosome 9, ASM3005281v1, whole genome shotgun sequence nucleotide sequence caatttaaaaaattaatttaatttaaaatatccaCAATGAATCAAAGACACATAATAGGTGGGCTTCACCTATTTAATAAGTGGACCATGAATCAAAGATACATAATATGTGAGGTTCACCTATTTATTTAATAAGTGGAGCCAAAAATTTCTTaactttaatataataatattggagTCTGTCTTTAatatcatcaaatttccaatttaaATATCAGCTAAAaccaattatatataaaattatgtaGTGGGACTTTGCTTTACTAACCAATTTGTATCCAAAGTTTTTTATGGATAAATTATTTTGGGAAGATTAGTATAATGGTCATGCTTGTCCTTTTCCATGAATGTTAAGATTTGTTACCGTGAGAGAATGATAatataaaagaagaaaagaggaaggtAAGTGGGAGATTTTGTGTTTTTGCTGATTATGACAATGTCTACACTCTACAGTGATCTCCAGAGTTGAATAATTTGGTGGAAGGAATAAGTGGTTGGGTTCTGGGTTCCACAATACCCCACCCTGCATTTTACTAAGGGAATTGAAGTGATTAATTTGCATTGTCGACTGTTGGATACGTACGTCATTTGATTTTGATTATGATGATTAAGCAGATTCCACTTCTCTAGGTGAAAGAATCTACTCACTGTTTATCTAGCTTTAGTTGAGTTGACAATGAAACCACCGCCAAATCTTTTGTTTGATTTCAGGGCCAGCTGGTGATTACTATCTGTTAAGCTCACAATTAGATCTTTCTTTGTTCATTTTGGTTTTGCAGTTTGTATTCTGGTTAGTTCTTCCCAAATTGATCAGAGAAGAGCAGATTAAGCTCATAATGACAATACTTCTATTGATCTTCATGTTCCAATTCCTGCCTAAAGTGTATCACTGCATTTACTTGATGAGAAAAATGCAGAAGGTCACAGGTTACATCTTCGGTACTATTTGGTGGGGTTTTGGCCTTAATCTCATTGCCTACTTCATAGCATCTCACGTATGTTAATAATTAATCTTCCTCTTTATCTGAATACATTTTGCTTCATGCGACAAATTCTGGGATTAGAAAGAAATATGTTTGTTAATTTACAGGTTGCTGGAGGATGTTGGTATGTTCTTGCTATTCAACGTGCCGCTTCGTGCCTCAGGCAGCAGTGTCAAAGAAGACCAAAGTGTGACCTCTCTTTGTCCTGCTCAGAGGAGATCTGTTATCGGTTTCTGGTACCGGCAAGcacaattggaaatccatgtgctGGTAACTTTACTACCACTATCAGAAAGCCAATGTGCTTGGATACTACAGGGCCATTCAAATATGGAATTTATAAGACTGCTCTTCCTGTCATTTCTAGCAATTCTTTTGCTGTCAAGATCCTTTATCCCATATTCTGGGGTTTAATAACCCTCAGGTATTTGATACAACAAAACTGAAAGTCATTTCTAGCAATTCTTGGTCTCTGAAAACTAAAATAGAATTGAAGTCATGAGTTTGTCCTTATTAATCTGCAGCACCTTTGGCAATGATCTTGAACCCACCAGCAATTGGATAGAAGTGATGTTCAGTATATGCATAGTGCTCAGTGGTTTGTTGCTCTTTACTTTGTTGATTGGGAATATCCAGGTGAGGTTCATTTCATGTATATGTTGAAAAATTGTTAACAATTTTTAAACATCTGATTCAAACTAATAGATTAATCAATGAAGGTGTTTTTGCACGCGGTCATGGCAAAGAAGAGGAAAATGCAGCTGAGATGCAGAGATATGGAATGGTGGATGAGGCGGAGACAGTTACCATCTCGTTTGAGGCAGAGAGTTAGCCATTTTGAACGACAAAGATGGGCAGCCATGGGAGGACATGATGAGATGGAATTAATCAAAGACTTACCTGAAGGACTCCGAAGAGATATCAAACGCTACCTTTGCTTAGACCTCATTAAGAAGGTAGCGGACATAACCATTGCCATTGAAATATTTAATCCTCTATATCATTTTGTTAATCATTGTTTACCATAACTTGAAATTCCCTTCAGGTACCTCTATTCCACAACTTGGATGATCTTATTCTTGACAACATCTGTGATCGGGTTAAGCCTCTTGTATTCTCTAAAGATGAAAAGGTGCAAAACCAGATTTAGTTTATATCATTTCGCTGCCTTAATAGTAATAAGTGTGTGACAAATTTTCCTGGCCTTGTGAAGCAGATAATTAGAGAAGGAGACCCTGTGCAAAGGATGCTGTTCATTGTTCGCGGACGTATAAAGAGAAGCCAAAGCCTCAGCAAAGGCATGGTAGCAACAAGTGTGCTTGAACCAGGAGGGTTTCTGGGTGATGAGCTGCTCTCTTGGTGCCTTCGTCGCCCATTCATAGACAGGCTTCCAGCCTCATCTGCTACATTTGTTTGTGTAGAATCCACAGAAGCATATGGTCTTGGTGCAGACCATCTTCGTTACATCACAGATCACTTCCGCTACAAATTTGCCAACGAAAGGCTTAAGCGAACTGCGAGGTATTACTCATCGAATTGGCGAACATGGGCAGCAGTGAATATACAATTTGCTTGGCGGCGATACAGGACGAGGACTAGAGGTCCGATGATTCCTGTAATAGAAAATGGAGGCACTGAACGTCGGCTACTGCAGTATGCTGCAATGTTCATGTCAATCAGGCCACATGACCACCTCGAATAAGAACTTGTTTACCAACTCTT carries:
- the LOC131183193 gene encoding cyclic nucleotide-gated ion channel 2-like; this translates as MPSQPHFHFSLPRWIGLLCHRGNKQNESSNNSVNNSSSSSSNNNINMDDNPITNSIECYACTQVGVPVFHSTSCDHAHQPEWVASAGSSLVPIQNRPDPKKCPSSRAQSRLPTGPFGTVLDPRSKRVQKWNRAFLLARGMAVAIDPLFFYALSIGRGGAPCLYMDGALAAILTVLRTCVDAVHLCHLWLQFRLAYVSRESLVIGCGKLVWDAPAIASHYVRSLRGFWFDAFVIVPVPQFVFWLVLPKLIREEQIKLIMTILLLIFMFQFLPKVYHCIYLMRKMQKVTGYIFGTIWWGFGLNLIAYFIASHVAGGCWYVLAIQRAASCLRQQCQRRPKCDLSLSCSEEICYRFLVPASTIGNPCAGNFTTTIRKPMCLDTTGPFKYGIYKTALPVISSNSFAVKILYPIFWGLITLSTFGNDLEPTSNWIEVMFSICIVLSGLLLFTLLIGNIQVFLHAVMAKKRKMQLRCRDMEWWMRRRQLPSRLRQRVSHFERQRWAAMGGHDEMELIKDLPEGLRRDIKRYLCLDLIKKVPLFHNLDDLILDNICDRVKPLVFSKDEKIIREGDPVQRMLFIVRGRIKRSQSLSKGMVATSVLEPGGFLGDELLSWCLRRPFIDRLPASSATFVCVESTEAYGLGADHLRYITDHFRYKFANERLKRTARYYSSNWRTWAAVNIQFAWRRYRTRTRGPMIPVIENGGTERRLLQYAAMFMSIRPHDHLE